The following coding sequences are from one Actinomycetota bacterium window:
- a CDS encoding cupredoxin domain-containing protein, with product MNLKRSLAAPTFAFSLCFMAAACGGDDKSAAPTPTPSVSESSPCVLGALTLVAKDIDFDKSCLIAPANQPITITMDNKDAGIPHNFAIYPDLRSSAALFKGENVLGPVVKAYKVPALAAGEYHFRCDIHPRQMQGDFVVE from the coding sequence ATGAACCTCAAGAGATCGCTCGCTGCGCCGACCTTCGCCTTTTCGCTTTGCTTCATGGCCGCAGCGTGCGGAGGCGACGACAAGTCCGCGGCTCCCACACCAACCCCAAGCGTCTCCGAGAGCTCGCCGTGCGTACTCGGTGCGTTGACGCTCGTCGCCAAGGACATCGATTTCGACAAAAGCTGCCTCATCGCACCGGCGAACCAGCCCATCACGATCACGATGGACAACAAGGATGCGGGCATCCCACATAACTTCGCGATCTATCCGGACCTTCGCAGCAGCGCGGCGCTCTTCAAGGGCGAGAACGTCCTCGGCCCGGTCGTCAAGGCGTACAAGGTTCCAGCGCTCGCTGCGGGCGAGTACCACTTCCGTTGCGACATCCATCCGAGACAGATGCAGGGCGACTTCGTGGTCGAATAG
- a CDS encoding DNA-3-methyladenine glycosylase 2 family protein: MKTRHLPVAEPIHLGLTLGPCRRGRRDPATRFEDGFWRATRTPAGPAAERITLRDGGVWVEAWGSGADWLLDAAPALLGLDDDPGSFHAAHPVIRDLHRRMPGLRLGRTGAVMEALFPSILEQKVSGKEAWLAYVAIVRRYGEPAPGPAGLTLPPSAERLAGIPSYDLHPLGVERRRAETLRRACRAARRMEEITSMSFEDAHRRLRAIPGVGVWTAAEVARVALGDPDAVSVGDFHLKNQVAWILAGEPRATDERMLELLEPYRGQRARAIRLIEASGITAPRYGARKPIRRLREI, from the coding sequence ATGAAGACGCGTCACCTGCCGGTCGCTGAGCCTATCCACCTCGGCTTGACGCTCGGACCGTGCCGGCGCGGCCGGCGCGACCCGGCGACCCGCTTCGAGGACGGCTTCTGGCGCGCGACCCGGACGCCCGCAGGCCCGGCCGCAGAGCGGATAACGCTCCGGGACGGTGGGGTCTGGGTCGAGGCCTGGGGCTCGGGCGCAGACTGGCTCCTCGATGCCGCCCCCGCGCTCCTCGGTCTGGACGACGATCCGGGATCCTTCCATGCGGCTCATCCGGTCATCCGCGATCTCCACCGAAGGATGCCGGGCCTGCGGCTCGGGCGGACCGGCGCGGTGATGGAGGCGCTGTTCCCGAGCATCCTCGAGCAGAAGGTGTCGGGGAAGGAGGCCTGGCTCGCGTACGTGGCGATCGTCCGCCGTTACGGCGAGCCGGCGCCGGGCCCGGCTGGGTTGACGCTTCCACCGTCGGCCGAGCGCCTGGCCGGGATCCCGTCGTACGACCTCCACCCACTCGGCGTCGAGCGCCGCCGCGCCGAGACGCTTCGCCGCGCGTGCCGCGCCGCTCGCCGGATGGAAGAGATCACCTCTATGTCGTTCGAGGACGCGCACCGCCGGCTGCGCGCGATCCCCGGGGTCGGCGTGTGGACGGCCGCCGAGGTTGCCCGCGTGGCGCTCGGCGATCCCGACGCGGTCAGCGTCGGCGACTTTCACCTCAAGAATCAGGTGGCGTGGATCCTCGCCGGGGAGCCGCGCGCGACCGATGAGCGGATGTTGGAGTTGCTAGAGCCGTACCGCGGACAACGCGCCCGTGCGATCCGGCTGATCGAGGCCTCCGGCATCACCGCGCCCCGTTACGGCGCACGGAAGCCGATCCGGCGGTTGCGCGAGATCTAA